DNA from Aggregatimonas sangjinii:
TCTTAAACGTGTCACCATCCGGTAAAGAATGAAAATTACGGTTAAGTACGTCGATTTCGGTCTCGTTGATCTGTAGCAATGCCAACAATCTGTTCTTCTTGTGCTGTAGTGCGCCATGACGTGCAACCAAAAAAAGGAAGAGGGCACCCCCCCCTAAAACAAGGGCGATCAAAAGTTTCGTCTGCCCATAAAAAAAATAGATTCCAGCACAAATCGAAAAGAAAACGACCAGTCGTAGGGTACTGGACCGAAGTAGCCGTTTTTTTATAACGTACAAGCTGTCTTTATGTACATCGATACGGTCTTGGTAAAAGGTAAATAGGTCTTGCATTAAGGCACTTTTCCGGATTGAAGCGCAAAGATAGTTTTTCTACCTCAGCTACCTTCCTTGGAATTGAGCATGGCGATTTGCCCTAAATGATAGATATCGTGTTGGGCAATGCTCGTCAGAATTACGTTAAAGGTGTATTTCTTTCCAGGCACTTGCTCCGTTAATAGTGAATCGTCGGTTTTGCGAAGCATAGCGAGGATTTCGGTCTGCGTTTCAACTAGGGTGGACTTTAGCGCTTCCCATTCCCCTTCGGAAGCGATGTGAACGTCCGACCAATCGGTAGGCCCATCGATGATCAAATCATAGTCTAGGTCGCCTTGCAGTTTCCTTAAACAAAAAATACGCCAGTTGATGATGTGTTGCACCAGTACAGCAATGGATTTCGCCCCATATCGCTTTTCGTTCACTTTTTGCCAAGGTACAGCGTTCAATTTTTCCATGACGGAAATGCCATACCAGGGTTCACCATCAAAACACTCGACTAAGTTTTCGATGATTATTTTCAATTCGCTTTTCATCGCTGCTGCTTTACTGTTTTGTCAAACATCCTCTAAATCGGCCCATTCGGCTTTTAGTTTTTTGGGCAGTTTCGAAACAACCAGCTCGTAGGAATGATTGGTTGAGTGAGCAATTAAATCAGGTGGCAAGCGGTCTAGAAAAAGTGTGTTCCAATGTACCTTGCTCATGTGGTACCCGGGAATAATATCCCCGTCGTGCTTTTCGCGTAGTTCGGTGGCGTATTCCGGGTCGCATTTCAAATTTACCTGTGGAGGAAGTCGTTGAAGTCCAGACAAAGCAAACATTTTACCCATCACTTTGAACACCAACGTATGTTCGTCAAAGGGAAAGCTTTCGGTTACTCCTTTTTTGGCCAAACACATATTTCGGAATTCTTCGATGTTCATGATCTTAGCTTACTCTATTTGCAATAAGGGGGAAAGGGAGTTCCAATAATACCTGGATTTGATGACGGGGATATCGCCAATATCCATTTCCTCAACCGCCTCCACTTTAAGGCCGCCCAAGGCCTCATAAAATCGTATAGCGGCCAGATTTTGCTGAAGTACCCATAAGTACATAGACGAATCGGGCCGTCGCCGTTCCATTTTTTCCGCAGCCAAACGCATCAATTGTCGCCCGATTCCATTACCCTGCATTTCAGAAGACACGTGTAAATTATCCAATAAGGTACCGTATTCGCTGCTATGGTCAAAATATAGGCAAACGAAACCAACTACCTTCCCACCATTCTCGGCAACCAACACACATTGTTCCGAAGGGCTATTTTCTAATCTTGACCGCCACACAGCTAATCTTTCCGAAGGAGCCTTTTCATCTAAAAATGCATCGCTCAGGGCGCCGCGGTAATTCTGCTGCCAACTTTTTGCGTGCAACGCAGCAATCGCACACGCATCATTTTTCGACGCAGGCCTGAATACCATTACTTTTCAAGCTCGATTCCTTGGGAGTCGTAAACGATGACCTTGTTCCATAAATGCTCCGACTCCTTGACAAAAAGTTTATGGGGTGCTTCATCCTGATAGTTCTGCTGCGCTTCGGCAGATTCAAATGTTGCGATGAGCGAATACGTAAATGACCCGTCTACCACATCTCGGCTTGTACGTGGCGGGGTACCTATAAACCTTGTTTTGGCGTAGGCCGAGTGGTCCAAAAATTTCTTCAGGCTGGTTTCAAAGGCTTTTCTATCTTCTTGGCTATCGGGGTTCTTAAGCCAAAAATAAACGGTGTGGGAAAAGTTCTCATCAAATTCTTTCATATCGGTATCTCGGTTTTGGCCGCAACTGCTTAATAGGGTGAATAGTAATAGAACGCTGTAGAGTTTTTTCATTGGTCAAGGTCTTTATATCTCTTACTTTGAACATCATATCTCGGATTTATTTTCTTCCAATAAAGCTTTGTCGGCAGTATTGAGCTGTAGTGCCGAATAATCCAATTTCCAACCGATGGTTTCGGCTAGACTTTCGACCAAAAGAATGGTATCCAATGCTTCTTTCCGGGCCGTAACCATCAAACCACTTTCGACAACCTTGGCTCGTATATGTTCCTTGACTTCCTTATTCAAAAGTGTCAAATCGTCCGGTGTAAATGCATTGAACATGCCGTTTTTAATATCGTAGAATTCCAAATCAGGCTCCACGGATAGTATTTCGGGCTGGGGGAAACTCGTAAGCGTTACTTTTTTAATATCAACATCCGATTTTATCTGTATTTTCTTCAAATCGTACCCGATATGCGCCTTCGCCTTTACCACGATCAAGGCTTTCTTTTTACTGCTGATCATGCTCAGGAAACGATCTTTGGTATTTTCGTACGTATAGATTTCTGCAAAATCACCTTCTACAGAAACCAATTTACAGACACTTTTTATTTTTTCCAATAACACCACCGACTGGTGCTTCGTTACCTCCTTGCCCCGTCGTTTTCGAAAAAAAGAATACACCCAGTAGGTAGCGATACCACCTAGCAGCAACCCGAGAAAAGAATCAAAAATACTATCCATTGTCTTTTCCTATTTCCCCCAAATGGGTGAATTTGAATCCTTTTTCATACTTCAGCCCGTAACCAAAAACCCTGTCAAAGGCCGCATGCGCGAATAACATTACCCCGACCAATTGCATTATCGGAATGGAAAGATACATCCCCCCAAGGTAAATCGCAATTGCAATGCCCTTGTGATGAAAGATATTGTAGCCAAAAGCCCCTGTTTTATTGCCAAATAGATATCCGAGCATACCGATGTCGGGTGCCAATAGCAGCACCAAAAACCACCACCATTCATACGGTAAAAGGCTGAAAAGATATATGCCAAGACCGAACATGGCCAGTTCCTCGATTTTCAATATAGTTTTCATCAATCTTCGATTTTATATAATACGGGACGACTCGGACTGGCATCGTTCTCAAACGGGGCCACCTGTAAATTCAGATAGTATTTGCCATCTTTTACCGCGTTCGGCACGAAAATAAATTCCGTGATCGTTGCCTTCTTCCGCAATTTACCATCAAAATTCCAAAAAGCCTTATGCGCCAAAAGCGCGCCACTGTCTTTTTCCTTGTCGACGGAGGGCAAGTCGACCAACAAGTGTTTGATACCCTTGGCAACCAAAAACTCAGCCGCTTGCTCCAAAAAATAGGGTGGATTCGAATTCGAATACTGTCTAGTTAGTTTCTCCCTCATGTTCGGAAGCGTGCGTACAATGAGGGCGTCTCTTTTCTTATTTCCCAAGGCGTATTGCAGTTGTTTCCGAGAAATCACAAAATCATCCTGATACTTCTCCGGGGCAATGGTAATCACTTCCGCCAAAAAGAAATAGCGATCTAAATTTTGATTGATGGAATGGAAACCTTTAGTAATATGCCCCACACATTCGGTATGTGTACCGTGCGCATGCGGGTTAAACCAAATATCGTTGAAATTGGTACTCGCCCCCGCAGCAACACTACCGGTAAAATCACCTTCTTGATGTGGCTCGATCTTCGGATGCCCCACATACCATGCGTTCACATTGGACGTATCTCCTTTTATAGAAATGGAGATATCCAAAGGTTTGGACAGGTCAATAAGGTCGTTTTTTATTTTTGCTAGCACGGAATTTCGTTTCATGACGTCTTTGCGATTCCGATTGCTATCGGAAGAAGCAAACTGTTTAGTTTAGAACAAATTTCATCAGTTTGCTTCGTCGCATTTATTCTTCCCGATACTACGAATTTAATCGCGGCTCCTCGCAAAGACTAAAGTTCAAGACAAGTTAACCATAAACAAATCCGCCGCAATACCATCGGCTAAAAATCTTCCCTTTTTAGTGGCCAATAAGGTATCGTTATCTATGTACAACAAGTGCTCCTCAATATGTTTTTGGGCTTGTTGCAAGGCGTATTCCTTGAATTTCGGGCCGTTCTCAGCATTGATTTTTTCCAAGGAAACGCCCCAAATCGTTCGCAGGCCGGTCATCACGTACTCATTGTATTTATCGGTATTGGAAAGCACCTCCACCTCCATAGGCAGTTCATTTTTTCCAATGGATTTGATATATTTTGGATTGTTATTGATGTTCCACCCTCTCCGAACACCATCATAGGAATGGGCCGATGGGCCGATACCGATGTACTTTTTTTGTTGCCAATAGGCCGTATTGTTCTTTGAAAAATAACCCGGCTTTCCAAAATTGGAAATCTCGTAACTTTCGAAACCTGCCGCCTCCATTTCCTTTAAAAGAATGTTGAAATGTGCTTGTGCTACTTCATCGTCAAGGGGCGCGACTACGCCCTTTTCGATAAAACGGGCCAAAGCCGTTTTGGGTTCGACCGTTAAGGCGTAGCTGGAAATATGCGGGACTCCGAACGACAGTGCTTTTTGGATATTCTCCCGCCACCGGGCGTCGCTCATATCGGGCATACCATAAATCAAATCGATGGAGATATTATTAAAGTATTTTGAAGCTTCCCGAATAGAGCTTTGCGCCTCCTGTGCATTATGCGCCCGGTTCATTAATTTCAGATCTTCTTCAAAAAAGGATTGTATACCAATACTTAAGCGGTTAATTCCGGCTTGTAAATAAACTTCAAAAACATTCGTTCCTAGCCCTTCGACTGTGCTCAGGGTGATATTAGTCAAATCATCGGGATTAGCCTCCAGTGTAATTTCTGGATCTTCGGAAACAGTATAGTTGGCATAAACCGCATCAATGAGTTGTTTGATTTCCATGCTTGTTAATACCGATGGGGTTCCACCGCCAAAGTATATCGTTTCTACCTCTTCATTCGCGAACTCCCCTTTGCGAAGCATCAATTCTTTTTCCAAGGCACCCAGCATCGCCTCTTTCTTTTCCATTGAAGTTGAAAAGTGAAAGTCGCAGTAGTGACAGGCCTGTTTGCAAAAAGGGATATGGATGTAGATTCCGCTCATTGTGAGTATTCAGTTGGCAGAGGCAGTTGCCAGTTAGTTCGAACCAAATGTATCAGTGTTATTCATCTTATTTGCGTCAATATATTTCTGACATCACTGTCATTAAGCTTGTTTATGAATTTGATATAGGATTTCTTTTGGAAAGGTTACTGATATGCTAAAAGGTCTTGAAATCACAAATTTCTCCATTTTTTACACTGCCCGCTACCACTTCCCACTAAAAACTCATTTTTTCACTCTCCCCTCATTCTGTTTCACAAAGGCATCCCAACCGGAATAACTTTTGCCCACCTCAACTCGACCAGCGTTGTAAAAATGGCAGACGGCAGCGGCTAATCCGTCGGTACTGTCTAAATTTTTAGGGAGCGTTTTTAATTGTAGGGTGCTTTGCAGCATTTTGGCTACCTGTTCCTTGCTGGCATTTCCATTGCCCGTTATGGCCATCTTTATTTTTTTTGGAAGGTATTCGGTAATGGGAATCTGTCTGGATAGTCCGGCCGCCATGGCCACTCCCTGTGCTCGGCCCAACTTTAGCATGGACTGTACGTTCTTACCGAAAAAGGGTGCCTCGATAGCAATTTCATCAGGATGATAGGTATCGATCAATTCTACCGTGCGATCGAAAATCAACTTGAGTTTGGTGTATGGGTCTTTGTACTTCGTCAATAGGAGTTCGTTCATTTGAAGAAACTCCATCTGCTTCCCGACCACCTTGATCAAGCCAAAACCCATAATGGTGGTTCCAGGGTCTATTCCAAGAATGATTTTTTCTGTTTTCAATCGTTACTTTTTACTATGCACTTTAACCTTGTAGCCCTTCGAATGCCTACCCTCCGTACGAGACTTCGGAAGCCGGGCGCTCAGGATGACATTTCTCTAGTGGCAAAAAACCTAACCGCTTTTCAAGACAATCGGAATCCGGAACTTTGCCTTTACCGGAATACCCCTTTTTAAGGCGGGTGCCAAAGGTGGTATATTTTTTATCGCCTGCGTAACATTTTTGTCGAATTCCGGTATTTGAACATCGATTACGGAATCTTTTTGAATGGCCAGTACCGAAATTCGGCCATCTTGATCGACCAGAATATCAACCAGTACTTTTGGATTTGTTTCCGTATTGAGGTGATAATCGTATTCCATCAGGGTTTTAGAGCAATGTTTGAGCAATTCTTTTTCAAAGCATCGGCGCTGGGACAGCTTGGAAACCGTTTCATCACAATTCTCGAACAGCGGATAGTTATCCACATCGCTCCAATCGATTTGCTGTAGTTGTTCGTTGACCAACTCGGCCGTTTTCTCTTCCTTTGACGTAAAAAAACCGCAGGAAGCGAGCGAACACATCGTCAGTAAAATAAATAGCTGTCTCATTCCACCTTGGTTTCA
Protein-coding regions in this window:
- a CDS encoding energy transducer TonB, translated to MRQLFILLTMCSLASCGFFTSKEEKTAELVNEQLQQIDWSDVDNYPLFENCDETVSKLSQRRCFEKELLKHCSKTLMEYDYHLNTETNPKVLVDILVDQDGRISVLAIQKDSVIDVQIPEFDKNVTQAIKNIPPLAPALKRGIPVKAKFRIPIVLKSG
- the hemW gene encoding radical SAM family heme chaperone HemW, which codes for MSGIYIHIPFCKQACHYCDFHFSTSMEKKEAMLGALEKELMLRKGEFANEEVETIYFGGGTPSVLTSMEIKQLIDAVYANYTVSEDPEITLEANPDDLTNITLSTVEGLGTNVFEVYLQAGINRLSIGIQSFFEEDLKLMNRAHNAQEAQSSIREASKYFNNISIDLIYGMPDMSDARWRENIQKALSFGVPHISSYALTVEPKTALARFIEKGVVAPLDDEVAQAHFNILLKEMEAAGFESYEISNFGKPGYFSKNNTAYWQQKKYIGIGPSAHSYDGVRRGWNINNNPKYIKSIGKNELPMEVEVLSNTDKYNEYVMTGLRTIWGVSLEKINAENGPKFKEYALQQAQKHIEEHLLYIDNDTLLATKKGRFLADGIAADLFMVNLS
- a CDS encoding DUF4260 domain-containing protein; this encodes MKTILKIEELAMFGLGIYLFSLLPYEWWWFLVLLLAPDIGMLGYLFGNKTGAFGYNIFHHKGIAIAIYLGGMYLSIPIMQLVGVMLFAHAAFDRVFGYGLKYEKGFKFTHLGEIGKDNG
- a CDS encoding MmcQ/YjbR family DNA-binding protein — its product is MNIEEFRNMCLAKKGVTESFPFDEHTLVFKVMGKMFALSGLQRLPPQVNLKCDPEYATELREKHDGDIIPGYHMSKVHWNTLFLDRLPPDLIAHSTNHSYELVVSKLPKKLKAEWADLEDV
- a CDS encoding DinB family protein — protein: MKSELKIIIENLVECFDGEPWYGISVMEKLNAVPWQKVNEKRYGAKSIAVLVQHIINWRIFCLRKLQGDLDYDLIIDGPTDWSDVHIASEGEWEALKSTLVETQTEILAMLRKTDDSLLTEQVPGKKYTFNVILTSIAQHDIYHLGQIAMLNSKEGS
- a CDS encoding DUF4230 domain-containing protein, yielding MDSIFDSFLGLLLGGIATYWVYSFFRKRRGKEVTKHQSVVLLEKIKSVCKLVSVEGDFAEIYTYENTKDRFLSMISSKKKALIVVKAKAHIGYDLKKIQIKSDVDIKKVTLTSFPQPEILSVEPDLEFYDIKNGMFNAFTPDDLTLLNKEVKEHIRAKVVESGLMVTARKEALDTILLVESLAETIGWKLDYSALQLNTADKALLEENKSEI
- a CDS encoding cyclase family protein; its protein translation is MKRNSVLAKIKNDLIDLSKPLDISISIKGDTSNVNAWYVGHPKIEPHQEGDFTGSVAAGASTNFNDIWFNPHAHGTHTECVGHITKGFHSINQNLDRYFFLAEVITIAPEKYQDDFVISRKQLQYALGNKKRDALIVRTLPNMREKLTRQYSNSNPPYFLEQAAEFLVAKGIKHLLVDLPSVDKEKDSGALLAHKAFWNFDGKLRKKATITEFIFVPNAVKDGKYYLNLQVAPFENDASPSRPVLYKIED
- a CDS encoding GNAT family N-acetyltransferase, translated to MVFRPASKNDACAIAALHAKSWQQNYRGALSDAFLDEKAPSERLAVWRSRLENSPSEQCVLVAENGGKVVGFVCLYFDHSSEYGTLLDNLHVSSEMQGNGIGRQLMRLAAEKMERRRPDSSMYLWVLQQNLAAIRFYEALGGLKVEAVEEMDIGDIPVIKSRYYWNSLSPLLQIE
- a CDS encoding Dabb family protein — its product is MKKLYSVLLLFTLLSSCGQNRDTDMKEFDENFSHTVYFWLKNPDSQEDRKAFETSLKKFLDHSAYAKTRFIGTPPRTSRDVVDGSFTYSLIATFESAEAQQNYQDEAPHKLFVKESEHLWNKVIVYDSQGIELEK
- the ruvC gene encoding crossover junction endodeoxyribonuclease RuvC — encoded protein: MKTEKIILGIDPGTTIMGFGLIKVVGKQMEFLQMNELLLTKYKDPYTKLKLIFDRTVELIDTYHPDEIAIEAPFFGKNVQSMLKLGRAQGVAMAAGLSRQIPITEYLPKKIKMAITGNGNASKEQVAKMLQSTLQLKTLPKNLDSTDGLAAAVCHFYNAGRVEVGKSYSGWDAFVKQNEGRVKK